The Ammospiza nelsoni isolate bAmmNel1 chromosome 27, bAmmNel1.pri, whole genome shotgun sequence genome contains a region encoding:
- the NDUFA11 gene encoding NADH dehydrogenase [ubiquinone] 1 alpha subcomplex subunit 11, whose product MAGYWDGPEGEQCPQRTWLATRVGAAAGLVGAAYRIILLRPGSALAALQTAAADSVTMATLGAVFGLSTCLSAQVREEPEDPLNYFIGGCASGAVLGVRAHSYLTGTTACLGFGITAALMKIGNKEGWRLTGPPKL is encoded by the exons ATGGCGGGCTATTGGGACGGGCCCGAGGGCGAGCAGTGCCCGCAGCGCACCTGGCTCGCCACGCGCGTGGGCGCGGCCGCGG GCCTGGTCGGGGCGGCGTATCGCATCATCCTGCTGCGGCCCGGCTCGGCTCTGGCCGCACTGCAGACGGCAGCGGCGGACAGTGTCACGATGG CTACACTGGGAGCTGTGTTTGGCTTAAGTACCTGTCTCAGTGCCCAAGTCCGGGAAGAGCCAGAGGATCCTTTGAACTATTTCATAGGCGGCTGTGCATCAGGAGCTGTCTTGGGAGTGAGAG CTCACAGTTACCTCACTGGCACCACAGCATGTCTGGGGTTCGGAATCACTGCAGCTCTCATGAAGATCGGCAACAAGGAGGGCTGGAGACTGACAGGACCCCCCAAGCTGTGA
- the LOC132084618 gene encoding platelet glycoprotein Ib alpha chain-like codes for MEVLALTLVTLLALLPPAQPCSSEMNKVKDLLEVNCTGQALSAVPPDLPADTGILLLSDNRLESLSTTAFLSLTQLQDIDLANNGLVALHTGALLLSLKELTLSHNALAALPVLEGLPALTHLAVAHNSLETLAPGAFRTVPELQNLDLRGNKMQQLPQEAFAGLNALKELDLSDNLLKELPKELLQDLKKLETLWLSGNQLQTLPTDFFPKGHLFMYVFLTENPWHCNCDLHYLQTWIQKNADIVYQPERGLEETKVEVAPEKVLCHSPAEHRQKPIIHFKLNCSIVEDEDEEGGDEYNYEEETTEKATMTTFPPHPFIPKEHTTMPCAITSSCLPTLTTTRSPLTRPSLSTPCTSTLSPNPLLGVLTSIRAPSTTIPVPASLTTTPTQTPSTATILTAATTITLHRPATFDNATSLPTAMSSNPSSTSGHPQTTLAANSIYGSLMASTGTFPTTATAVPSTAMLEASSIVRSPCPTLMSANTMLSTHAPTLPPPLDTTHFTQPACSPLPAPPPLCPCSIPGRAVPVLHLQAGGEALQWGQWVLRHCCLLHWVLYLASLALLVLTMLAVAGWLTWMCLVGQPSWYQSLQTQEVQYPLLEWRESTGNPMMHLSSFKIPLQQPKFCTIKEVELCPEVTYCTIKDLGVQRSPPASYSFCTTKELWVHHSPLHASVKPFSRKLMVTDLSFLRTPSVYSLDRGVETIGDVRVKYAGNTM; via the coding sequence ATGGAGGTCCTTGCCCTGACCCTGGTTACTcttctggctctgctgcccccagcccagccctgctcctcagaGATGAACAAGGTCAAGGACCTCCTGGAGGTGAACTGCACAGGGCAGGCTCTCAGCGCAGTCCCCCCAGACCTGCCTGCAGACACAGGCATCCTGCTGCTCAGTGACAATCGCCTGGAGTCCCTCTCCACCACTGCCTTTCTGTCCCTCACCCAGCTTCAGGACATTGACCTGGCCAACAATGGGCTGGTGGCTCTGCACACGggggccctgctgctgtccctgaagGAGCTGACCCTCTCCCACAATGCACTGGCAGCCCTACCTGTCCTGGAGGGCCTGCCTGCACTCACCCACCTGGCTGTGGCTCACAACAGCCTGGAGACATTGGCCCCGGGGGCTTTCCGCacagtgccagagctgcagaacCTGGACTTGCGAGGGAACAagatgcagcagctgccccaggaggCCTTTGCAGGGCTGAATGCACTCAAGGAGTTAGACCTCTCAGACAACCTCCTGAAGGAGCTACCCAAGGAGTTGCTGCAGGACCTGAAGAAGCTGGAGACCCTCTGGCTCTCAGGGAACCAGCTGCAGACCCTGCCAACAGACTTTTTCCCAAAGGGGCACTTATTCATGTATGTTTTCCTCACTGAGAATCCCTGGCATTGCAACTGTGACCTGCACTACCTCCAGACCTGGATCCAGAAGAATGCTGACATTGTTTATCAGCCAGAGCGGGGTCTGGAGGAAACAAAAGTGGAGGTCGCACCTGAGAAGGTactgtgccacagccctgctgagcatAGGCAAAAGCCCATCATTCACTTCAAGCTTAACTGCAGCATTgtggaggatgaggatgaggaaggaggggatgaaTATAATTACGAAGAAGAAACAACAGAGAAAGCTACCATGACCACCTTTCCCCCACATCCATTCATCCCCAAAGAGCACACTACCATGCCCTGTGCTATTACCTCATCTTGCCTTCCTACCCTTACTACCACAAGATCTCCCCTCACCAGACCTTCCCTCAGCACCCCTTGTACCTCCACCCTTTCCCCAAACCCTTTGCTTGGGGTGCTGACAAGCAtcagagctcccagcaccaccattcCTGTACCAGCCAGTCTCACCACGACACCCACACAGACCCCCAGTACTGCCACCATTCTCACGGCTGCTACCACCATCACCCTGCACAGACCTGCCACCTTTGACAATGCTACTTCACTGCCAACAGCTATGAGCAGCAACCCTTCTAGCACCAGTGGCCATCCCCAAACCACCCTTGCTGCCAACAGCATCTATGGCAGTCTTATGGCGTCCACTGGCACATTTCCCACCACTGCCACAGCAGTGCCTTCCACTGCCATGCTAGAGGCCTCTTCCATTGTCAGATCTCCATGTCCAACTCTGATGTCAGCCAACACCATGCTTTCCACTCATGCCCCAACACTACCACCTCCCTTGGACACCACACACTTCACCCAACCTGCATGTTCCCCTCtacctgctcctcctcccctctgccCATGCTCCATCCCAGGACGGGCTGTACCTGTGCTGCATTTGCAGGCAGGTGGGGAGGCTCTGCAGTGGGGGCAGTGGGTGCTGAGGCACTGCTGCCTGTTGCACTGGGTGCTCTACCTGGCTTCCTTGGCTCTGCTGGTCCTGACCATGCTGGCTGTAGCAGGTTGGCTGACATGGATGTGTCTGGTGGGACAACCCTCCTGGTACCAGTCCTTGCAGACCCAAGAGGTGCAGTATCCACTGCTGGAATGGAGGGAGTCAACAGGAAACCCTATGATGCATCTCAGCAGCTTCAAAATCCCCCTCCAGCAACCTAAATTCTGTACAATCAAGGAAGTGGAGTTGTGCCCTGAGGTTACATACTGCACAATTAAAGATCTGGGGGTACAGCGCAGTCCTCCTGCAAGTTACTCCTTCTGCACCACAAAGGAGTTGTGGGTTCACCACAGTCCTCTGCATGCATCAGTCAAGCCTTTCTCCAGGAAGCTGATGGTCACAGACCTTAGCTTCCTGAGGACCCCATCTGTCTACAGCCTAGACAGGGGTGTTGAGACCATCGGTGATGTCAGAGTGAAATATGCAGGTAACACCATGTAA
- the KLHL33 gene encoding kelch-like protein 33 encodes MRLEHQRTSEGGMVILGHRRSHGRLCSSGEMWVAEGPAPDQWNLRDGAHAGHFLSVADHLRTAGQLVDVTVGPEGDMAHAVVLASISSFFHRFLEGRTRQLCQDPLPHIPLPPGATLWGWRAVLTFAYGGVVPHGQVKEVEEAARALGAPRLVAACALRLEIDHQEEGPKPLEEQWETLRAMEQLHINGVGCDLQLQAGNEVIPVQRLALSCSCDFFRALFTCPMREATHDPADPLVTGLSPAELRLLLSFAYTGAVAGPWPMVLEAAETSLRYQAWGLLTLCLDVFTHGLTPETVPDVLAFAVAYGLDEVVHVAENYILATFPCVVVTPAFLDLPAHLLIRLLRSDGLNVLHELEALEAASRWLMANGDGQEDIAKEILSSVRFALMSSLELKKVPSVTAGVADPKVLRELMVASFTPTAQLPCRVRSLQEVLVVCGGDKVKGNLTARKPSRHLWFADRYLSAVGLVKQVEWRALGHFPDGPRFRHAVTVVGNNLYILGGKHYYGVHDTLASVYRYQPMDGSWERLASMTCGRSYFAAVALGNFIYALGGSSGELYCTDTVECYDLANDTWRRCQPLPMALCGHAACALDGELYVSGGCDEAYQCQASLLRYVPGAPVTLLAPMNGHRAGHVMEEAGGQLYVAGGLCQRAGLTGYKDQLTFEVYSPKQNIWVLLSPLPRAHVVGGAAVLGGELLVLGGYSHETYQDTHLIHAYQPGTRRWITRGTLPHAYTDLQACVLTVPSALRAPSCLKDPLRSTETSSNA; translated from the exons ATGAGATTGGAGCACCAGAGGACATCAGAGGGAGGGATGGTGATACTGGGACACCGTCGCAGCCATGGCAGGCTGTGTTCCTCTG GCGAGATGTGGGTTGCAGAGGGGCCGGCCCCAGACCAGTGGAACCTGCGGGATGGGGCTCATGCTGGGCACTTCCTGTCTGTGGCTGACCATCTCCGCACCGCAGGACAGCTGGTGGATGTGACTGTGGGCCCAGAGGGTGACATGGCCCATGCTGTGGTCCTGGCCTCCATCAGCTCCTTCTTCCACCGCTTCCTGGAGGGCAGAACCAGACAACTCTGCCAAGATCCTCTCCCCCATATCCCCCTGCCACCTGGGGCCACACTGTGGGGCTGGCGGGCTGTGCTCACCTTTGCCTATGGGGGAGTTGTGCCCCATGGCCAGGTGAAAGAGGTGGAAGAGGCTGCTCGGGCCCTGGGTGCCCCCCGGCTGgtggctgcctgtgccctgcgTCTGGAGATTGACCACCAGGAAGAAGGTCCTAAGCCCCTGGAGGAGCAGTGGGAAACACTAAGAGCCATGGAGCAGCTCCATATCAATGGTGTGGGCTGTGacctccagctccaggcagggaatGAGGTCATCCCAG TTCAGCGACtggccctgagctgctcctgtgacTTCTTCCGGGCCCTTTTCACCTGCCCCATGCGAGAAGCCACCCATGACCCTGCCGACCCACTGGTCACGGGGCTGTCGCCAGCCGAGCTGcgtctcctcctctcctttgcCTACACAGGAGCTGTAGCAGGGCCATGGCCCATGGTCTTGGAGGCAGCTGAGACCTCCCTGCGCTACCAGGCCTGGGGGCTCCTCACTCTCTGCCTGGATGTTTTCACCCATGGCCTGACCCCAGAAACTGTCCCTGACGTGCTGGCCTTTGCTGTGGCCTATGGGTTGGATGAGGTGGTCCATGTAGCAGAGAACTACATCTTGGCCACCTTTCCCTGTGTGGTGGTTACACCAGCCTTCCTGGATCTTCCTGCACATCTTCTCATCCGCCTCCTCCGCTCTGATGGTCTCAATGTCCTCCATGAACTGGAAGCCTTGGAAGCAGCATCTCGGTGGCTTATGGCCAATGGAGATGGCCAGGAGGATATAGCCAAAGAGATCCTGTCCTCTGTTCGCTTTGCcctcatgtccagcctggagctgaaGAAGGTCCCATCTGTGACTGCAGGGGTAGCTGACCCAAAGGTCCTTCGCGAGCTCATGGTAGCAAGTTTCACCCCCACGGCCCAGCTGCCATGCCGGGTACGTTCCTTGCAAGAGGTGTTGGTGGTTTGTGGTGGAGACAAAGTAAAGGGTAACCTGACTGCCCGGAAGCCCAGCAGACATCTCTGGTTTGCAGACCGCTACCtcagtgctgtggggctggtgaAGCAGGTTGAGTGGAGGGCACTGGGACACTTTCCTGATGGCCCACGCTTCCGTCATGCTGTAACTGTGGTGGGCAACAACCTCTACATCCTGGGTGGAAAGCACTACTACGGGGTCCATGACACCTTAGCCAGTGTCTACAG GTACCAGCCTATGGATGGTTCCTGGGAGCGTCTGGCCAGTATGACATGTGGACGGAGCTACTTTGCTGCTGTGGCACTTGGTAATTTCATCTATGCCCTGGggggcagctcaggggagcTCTACTGCACAGATACTGTGGAGTGCTACGACCTGGCCAATGACacctggag gaggTGCCAGCCCCTGCCAATGGCTCTGTGTGGGCATGCGGCGTGTGCCCTGGATGGTGAACTCTACGTGTCGGGTGGGTGTGATGAAGCATACCAGTGTCAGGCATCCTTGCTCCGCTATGTCCCAGGTGCACCTGTCACACTCCTGGCCCCCATGAATGGCCACCGAGCTGGCCATGTCATGGAGGAGGCAGGTGGGCAGCTCTATGTGGCTGGGGGCCTGTGTCAGCGGGCTGGGCTGACTGGCTACAAGGACCAGCTGACCTTTGAGGTCTACAGCCCCAAGCAGAATATCTGGGTCCTCCTTAGCCCTCTCCCCCGTGCACATGTAGTTGggggtgcagctgtgctgggaggggagctGCTTGTACTGGGAGGGTACAGTCATGAGACCTACCAGGACACACACTTGATCCACGCTTACCAGCCGGGTACCCGGCGCTGGATCACACGAGGCACATTGCCCCATGCCTATACTGACCTACAAGCCTGTGTTCTCACTGTACCCTCTGCCTTGCGTGCCCCCAGCTGCCTTAAGGACCCCTTGAGATCAACTGAAACTTCCAGTAATGCTTAG